In Candidatus Deferrimicrobium sp., the DNA window CCGGCCGGGACACGAGGCGCGACCCCATGAAGAAGACCGGCATGAAGACCCTCCTGGACGGCAAAGGCGTGGAACGCGTCCTCTCCCGTCTGACTCACGAGATCATCGAGAAGAACAAGGGGGCGGGGCAAATCGTTCTCGTCGGGATCGCCTCCGGCGGGATCCCCCTTTCCCAGGTGATCCGGCGGAAGATCCAGGTGATCGAGGGGGTAGACGTTCCCACGGGGTTCGTCGACATCACCCTTTACCGGGACGACCTGGCTCGCGCGGGATACCAGACGCGCATGAAGCGGACGGAGATCCCGTTCTCCATCGACGACAAGAAGGTGATCCTGGTCGACGACGTCCTTTACACCGGCAGGACGATCAGGGCGGCAATGGACGCCCTGATCGACTTCGGCCGCCCTCGGAACATCCAACTGGCGGTCCTCGTCGACCGGGGGCACCGGGAGCTCCCCATCCGCGCCGACTTCGTGGGGCGGAACGTCCCCACGTC includes these proteins:
- the pyrR gene encoding bifunctional pyr operon transcriptional regulator/uracil phosphoribosyltransferase PyrR; this translates as MKKTGMKTLLDGKGVERVLSRLTHEIIEKNKGAGQIVLVGIASGGIPLSQVIRRKIQVIEGVDVPTGFVDITLYRDDLARAGYQTRMKRTEIPFSIDDKKVILVDDVLYTGRTIRAAMDALIDFGRPRNIQLAVLVDRGHRELPIRADFVGRNVPTSRSETVLVRVEGTPEEWTVLLKEDSQGKGE